From one Anticarsia gemmatalis isolate Benzon Research Colony breed Stoneville strain chromosome 20, ilAntGemm2 primary, whole genome shotgun sequence genomic stretch:
- the LOC142981543 gene encoding fatty acid synthase-like, with amino-acid sequence MTPTPQEHSSTRNEPFESSQVQGDRQRIVISGMSGLFPQAHNVKELSDILYNKVNPITSENQRWIYKHPEATQYSGIAPDLDLFDAQFFTVYHRLGNFMDPMTRKLLEQTYQAIYDAGLSPAHLSGKKVAVFVGSGFSSSENKGMTDYMSKTGLGIVGCSKTMSPNRISYWLNVKGPSVSIDEGDCSSAVALEQAYSALRRGDCEAAIVGGSYLSIHPHSSIYHRRMAAVSSDGRTKSFAADADGYTLSDAIGVVFLQKAEDALRVYAELKHVKNEFISIIDDGTPLAGPYYGYVRDPQVTAKFIKEFYDEAQVSPQAVNYVEAYGTGVPDADKSELESLAQAYCEDRDSPLLVGSVTSNIGLTDAASGMAGLSKILLGLQTGKIAANLNCSELRKDVPALQDGRIRVVTEHERLDSGYIALNGMSISGTNTHVLLHGQQKPKDLSQYKSAIPHLVTISGRQESAVEKIFEDLKSRPIDEEELALLHNIHSTNVSGHLGRGYIILDRDENNQTVSLCEKAVYFDDARRPLWFVYSGMGSQWAGMGAQLMRIPIFAAAIERCRKVLEPRGLDIVHIITAPDNKIFDNILHSFVGIAAIQIGLTDILRELGLVPDGIIGHSVGELGCAYADGCLSAEEMILAAYSRGRVSLETELIRGSMAAVGLGYQQIAPLCPPEVDVACRNGPESSTISGPADVMREFVAQLTAKGIFAKEVPCSNIAYHSRYIANAGPNLLKYLKEVIKNPKQRSPRWISSSVPQNRWHEEAAQYCSAEYQTNNLLSPVLFEETSRLIPSNAVLVEVAPHGLLQAILKRSLSADCRHVPLTKRGHPDNAFLLLQAIGNLYMEGYQPKVQAIYPKVQFPVSTSTPMLSHLPEWVHSELWTVVNREEEEIRTAAACKFILSLHDEEHSYLRGNVVRGKTCYPFAAALVAVWDTLAMSLDYNRHQISVQFWDIHLFAQPQLHDQRPLRLHVMLHRGTGQFEVMSQHSRVISGYIAVVVERPREFRKVYGITEETPLSSHDVYQLLGDKDYSYSGVFRSIENASASLREANIVWQNNFVTLIDGMLQLNALQQSHDGVSLPTQIRRICIDIKEHNNNHAYPLNNKKVIPAFIDKVNDYTRCGGVLIQNIQYRVLPPVSNGEIVLTTPSQSISNVNQGVGSTGVTLQNSQIGKLDSFQWVDAPKLEPSNNVVTVHYAGLNMFDVKAATGVTPTEFNSYGMDFSGISKSGDRVMGIVRSGAASTQLQAQSELLWPVPAHWSLEDAATVPLAYIQAFYCLYVKGNLVPGMNVFVHGGAGALGQAAIAIALANNCQVFTTVSDQRKKQFLQRLYPQLKDGHILSSRDGTFADYVMVATNGQGCEIVLSCVKGSFKNVSLRCCAFSGVLIDVVQIENRENYEFGMSLLTRQRSYLVADVASIFANNNLEEIKSLHARLSEGIASGYVRPLSRVTYAPQDVTRAFRLLAESRHRGRVLLRMQNSTTEAQHRITCDPRQCHLLFWNDDVLGVQLADRLINQGAQKVYINYTNPTAYHQFKIGSWQKRGVNVVLSTENLNTADSVAKIIKNATALGAIEGIYLVNNKSDSTLSNVDAASRSLCPELRFFLVASANISGQKTCVSRVASGLPATCLDLSSLSNARAGVDAIEQALCSQHVVVSAQLKQGKQVPLFEQLVALADINVPENLNPEDTLQSLGLACEKVPVICSFLNITHSISLPEDEIPLLSVRRINELEEVIVDVVHPDTKGLATFFASVCSDELLATVDVSLLPTQYNDVSLSKTEFDVSQRYLCIVPGMEGHHQRFRPLCERLQLPALVMQPGLDHPHETVRETAERLAEILLKKRMAQDKFYIMGYESGALVALELASILEDHDLVGTVFVVGRDPDEFQVELKEQLSELQTEEQLQDAIVRHMFTLMAGGDTSGLDEALQNAATWTEKVDACVRHSLGRMPHSAQYSRTLIEASLARINQVRGYSAKLKPLRSQLVLLRAASSNAAEQQTTLQKYSQKPVAVYQLSSSLSYASHDLQCASVINKHLDADTRNAFESQNRCDSYYVKQSILYT; translated from the exons ATGACGCCCACTCCTCAAGAACACTCGTCTACTCGCAATGAGCCGTTTGAGTCGAGTCAGGTGCAGGGAGATAGACAAAGGATCGTCATCTCTGGAATGTCAGGCCTGTTCCCACAGGCACATAATGTGAAGGAACTATCAGACATATTGTACAACAAG gtAAATCCTATAACTTCTGAGAATCAAAGATGGATTTACAAGCATCCAGAGGCGACTCAGTACAGTGGCATCGCCCCCGATCTGGATCTGTTCGATGCGCAGTTCTTTACAGTATATCATCGTCTTGGAAACTTCATGGACCCCATGACGCGCAAGTTACTTGAACAAACATATCAAGCAATATACGATGCAG GACTGAGTCCAGCGCATCTTAGTGGAAAAAAAGTTGCCGTGTTCGTTGGCTCGGGGTTCTCTAGTTCTGAAAACAAAGGCATGACTGATTACATGTCAAAGACTGGACTGGGTATCGTCGg atgtAGTAAAACGATGTCCCCAAATCGTATTTCGTATTGGTTAAACGTGAAAGGGCCTTCGGTATCAATAGACGAGGGTGATTGCAGTTCTGCGGTGGCCTTGGAACAAGCGTATTCTGCTTTGAGACGCGGTGACTGTGAGGCAGCTATAGTTGGAGGCTCTTACTTAAGTATACATCCTCATAGCTCTATCTACCATAGAAG AATGGCAGCTGTGTCCAGTGATGGTAGAACTAAATCGTTCGCTGCTGACGCTGATGGTTATACTTTATCAGATGCGATTGGTGTTGTGTTCTTACAAAAGGCAGAAGATGCTCTAAG AGTGTACGCTGAGTTGAAGCATGTGAAGAATGAATTCATCTCTATAATCGACGACGGCACGCCGCTAGCGGGACCATATTACGGCTATGTTCGTGACCCTCAGGTAACTGCGAAATTCATCAAAGAATTTTACGATGAAGCCCAAGTATCACCTCAAGCCGTTAATTATGTAGAGGCGTATGGTACAg GAGTCCCCGATGCTGATAAATCTGAACTAGAAAGTTTGGCTCAAGCCTATTGTGAAGATAGAGACTCTCCCCTGCTTGTAGGCAGTGTCACGTCTAACATCGGGCTCACTGATGCTGCCTCTGGTATGGCCGGTTTGTCCAag ATCTTACTGGGACTCCAAACCGGTAAGATTGCGGCAAACTTAAATTGCTCCGAGTTGCGGAAGGATGTGCCCGCACTGCAAGATGGTCGCATTCGCGTGGTCACTGAGCATGAGCGACTGGACAGCGGCTACATCGCCCTCAACGGCATGTCCATCTCTGGAACCAATACTCATGTGCTTCTTCACGGCCAACAAAAACCGAAG gaTCTATCTCAATATAAGTCTGCTATTCCACACTTGGTCACGATCTCGGGCCGCCAAGAGTCTGCAGTAGAGAAAATCTTTGAGGATCTGAAGTCTCGGCCTATCGACGAGGAGGAATTGGCgttgttacataatatacactCCACTAATGTCTCTGGACATTTAGGAAGAGGGTACATCATACTAG acagGGATGAAAATAACCAGACGGTGTCATTATGTGAAAAAGCTGTGTACTTCGATGACGCGAGGAGACCGTTGTGGTTCGTGTACAGCGGTATGGGCTCGCAGTGGGCCGGTATGGGCGCACAACTCATGCGTATACCAATCTTCGCAGCTGCAATAGAACG TTGTCGCAAAGTACTTGAACCCAGAGGACTAGACATTGTTCACATCATCACAGCGcctgataacaaaatatttgacaacaTTCTTCACTCATTCGTTGGTATTGCTGCTATACAGATTGGATTGACTGACATACTGCGTGAGTTGGGCTTAGTGCCTGACGGAATAATCG gtCACAGTGTGGGTGAGTTGGGATGCGCATACGCAGATGGTTGTTTATCAGCTGAGGAGATGATCCTCGCGGCGTACAGCCGTGGTCGCGTGTCACTTGAGACAGAACTCATTCGCGGATCTATGGCTGCAGTTGGTCTCGGATATCAACAA ATAGCTCCTCTGTGCCCGCCTGAGGTGGACGTAGCCTGTCGCAATGGACCTGAATCCAGCACTATCTCTGGACCGGCTGATGTGATGCGCGAGTTTGTCGCTCAGTTGACTGCTAAAGGCATTTTTGCTAAAGAAGTACCGTGCTCCAATATTGCGTACCATTCGCGTTATATTGCCAATGcag GTCCTAATCTTCTGAAGTATCTGAAGGAAGTGATCAAGAACCCTAAGCAACGGAGCCCTCGTTGGATTTCATCTTCAGTCCCTCAAAACAGATGGCATGAGGAAGCAGCTCAGTACTGCTCAGCTGAATATCAAACTAACAACTTGTTG AGTCCAGTATTGTTCGAGGAGACGTCGCGACTGATCCCCAGTAACGCAGTGCTGGTGGAGGTGGCGCCGCACGGACTGCTGCAGGCGATCCTCAAGCGCTCCTTGTCTGCTGACTGCCGACATGTACCGCTCACCAAACGTGGACATCCCGATAATGCCTTCCTGCTGCTCCAAGCTATAGGAAA tCTGTATATGGAGGGCTACCAACCAAAGGTGCAGGCAATATATCCTAAGGTCCAGTTCCCCGTATCGACCTCAACGCCAATGCTGTCTCACTTGCCAGAGTGGGTTCACAGTGAATTATG gacTGTGGTAAATCGCGAAGAAGAGGAAATCAGGACGGCTGCAGCTTGCAAGTTCATCCTGTCACTCCACGACGAAGAACACAGCTACCTGCGTGGAAATGTCGTCAGAG gAAAAACCTGCTATCCATTCGCGGCCGCTCTAGTAGCCGTTTGGGATACACTGGCAATGAGCCTGGATTACAACAGGCATCAGATATCTGTTCAATTCTGGGACATTCATCTGTTCGCTCAGCCGCAGTTGCACGACCAGCGACCCTTGAGACTCCACGTTATGTTGCATAGAGGCACTGGCCAGTTTGAG GTCATGAGTCAACACTCGCGAGTGATTTCTGGATACATCGCTGTTGTAGTCGAAAGACCGAGAGAGTTTAGAAAAGTTTATGGTATAACTGAAGAAACGCCGCTGAGCTCGCACGATGTTTATCAACTACTCGGCGACAAAGATTACTCTTACAG CGGTGTGTTCCGTAGCATCGAAAACGCAAGTGCATCATTGCGCGAAGCTAACATTGTGTGGCAGAACAACTTCGTGACGCTCATCGACGGCATGCTGCAGCTGAACGCGCTGCAACAGTCCCACGACGGTGTCTCACTGCCGACACAGATTAGGAGAATATGCATCGACATCAAAGAACATAATAACAATCACGCATATCCTCTGAATAACAAGAAAGTGATCCCTGCATTTATAGACAAAGTCAATGATTATACCAG ATGCGGTGGAGTTCTGATACAAAACATCCAGTATCGTGTTCTGCCTCCAGTTTCTAACGGTGAAATTGTGCTAACAACGCCTTCACAGTCCATCAGCAACGTAAAC CAAGGTGTTGGGTCTACTGGAGTCACGCTACAAAACTCACAAATAGGAAAGCTAGACTCATTCCAGTGGGTGGATGCACCGAAACTTGAGCCATCTAACAATGTAGTAACG GTTCATTACGCTGGACTCAACATGTTTGATGTCAAGGCAGCCACTGGTGTCACTCCAACTGAATTTAACTCCTATGGAATGGATTTCAGTGGAATATCAAAGAG TGGCGATCGTGTGATGGGTATAGTGAGGTCTGGCGCGGCGAGTACTCAGCTACAAGCTCAGTCGGAGCTGCTGTGGCCGGTGCCGGCTCACTGGAGCCTCGAGGACGCCGCCACTGTACCGCTCGCATACATACAAGCATTCTACTGCCTT TACGTTAAAGGTAACCTAGTTCCTGGCATGAACGTGTTCGTGCACGGAGGAGCCGGCGCACTGGGACAGGCTGCCATTGCCATTGCCCTCGCCAACAACTGCCAAGTCTTCACCACAGTCAGTGACCAACGCAAGAAACAGTTCTTACAGAGACTCTATCCTCAACTTAAAG ATGGTCACATCTTGAGTTCTCGAGATGGTACGTTTGCTGATTATGTGATGGtggcaaccaatggacaaggtTGTGAAATCGTCCTAAGCTGCGTTAAAGGATCCTTTAAAAAT GTATCTCTCAGATGCTGCGCATTTTCGGGCGTCCTTATTGACGTAGTACAGATTGAAAACCGCGAAAATTATGAATTTGGTATGTCCCTGTTGACGAGACAGCGATCATACTTGGTAGCTGATGTCGCTTCTATCTTTGCAAACAATAATCTTGAAGAAATCAAA tcTTTGCACGCAAGGTTGAGTGAAGGTATTGCTTCTGGTTATGTTCGTCCGTTGTCTCGTGTGACGTACGCGCCGCAAGATGTGACGCGCGCGTTCAGACTGCTGGCAGAGAGCAGACACCGCGGCCGCGTGCTCCTGCGCATGCAGAACTCTACCACGGAAGCACAACACAG AATAACATGCGATCCCCGTCAATGCCATTTGTTGTTCTGGAACGATGACGTGCTTGGTGTTCAACTGGCCGACAGACTGATCAACCAAGGAGCCCAGAAAGTATACATCAATTATACCAATCCAACAGCATACCATCAATTCAAAATAGg ATCTTGGCAAAAACGCGGTGTCAATGTGGTCCTGTCTACTGAGAACCTCAATACAGCTGATAGCGtagcaaaaataattaagaatgcAACTGCTTTGGGAGCCATCGAAGGAATATACTTAGTCAACAATAAGAGTGACAGCACATTGAGCAATGTAGACGCAGCGTCAAGATCATTATGTCCAGAACTAAG gTTCTTTTTGGTAGCATCAGCAAACATTTCTGGACAAAAAACTTGTGTGTCTCGAGTTGCGTCTGGATTGCCTGCTACATGCTTAGACCTGTCCTCACTTAGCAAC GCACGCGCCGGTGTAGATGCTATAGAACAAGCGTTGTGCAGCCAGCACGTTGTAGTGTCTGCTCAACTAAAACAAGGGAAGCAGGTACCTTTGTTCGAACAACTGGTGGCTTTAGCTG ACATAAATGTACCGGAGAACTTGAATCCTGAAGATACTTTGCAGTCATTAGGCTTGGCTTGCGAAAAAGTGCCTGTGATTTGTTCATTCTTGAATATCACTCACAGTATATCATTGCCCGAAGACGAAATACCTCTCCTCTCGGTACGAAG AATAAATGAGTTGGAAGAGGTTATTGTAGACGTGGTTCACCCTGACACCAAAGGACTCGCAACATTCTTCGCTAGCGTGTGCTCCGACGAACTCCTCGCTACCGTCGATGTGTCTCTTTTACCCACGCAGTACAATGACGTTTCTCTA tCAAAAACCGAGTTCGACGTGAGTCAGCGATATCTGTGCATAGTGCCGGGTATGGAAGGTCACCATCAACGTTTCCGCCCGCTGTGTGAACGTCTCCAGCTGCCGGCGCTAGTCATGCAGCCAGGACTTGATCATCCACACGAAACAGTGCGGGAAACTGCTGAGAGATTGGCTGAG ATACTTCTGAAGAAAAGAATGGCGCAAGACAAATTCTACATAATGGGTTACGAAAGTGGAGCGCTGGTGGCGCTTGAACTAGCAAGCATTCTCGAAGATCATG ATTTGGTAGGCACAGTGTTCGTCGTAGGACGCGACCCAGACGAATTCCAAGTAGAACTTAAGGAGCAATTGAGTGAGCTCCAAACAGAAGAACAACTGCAAGACGCGATTGTGCGTCACATGTTCACTCTGATGGCGGGCGGAGACACGTCGGGTCTGGACGAGGCACTGCAAAACGCTGCCACCTGGACAGAGAAAGTCGACGCATGCGTTCGGCACTCACTGGGACGCATGCCTCATTCGGCACAGTACTCCAGGACTCTCATAGAGGCATCGTTGGCTCGTATCAATCAAGTACGAGGCTACAGTGCTAAACTAAAGCCGCTGCGCTCGCAACTAGTGCTGCTGCGTGCTGCCTCATCCAATGCTGCTGAACAACAAACGACTCTGCAGAAATACTCACAAAAACCAGTTGCTGTATACCAACTTAGTTCTAGTCTCTCATACGCCTCCCACGATTTACAGTGCGCTTCGGTTATAAACAAGCACCTTGATGCCGACACACGAAATGCTTTCGAATCGCAAAACAGATGCGATTCTTACTACGTGAAGCAAAGCATACTGTATACATAA
- the LOC142981854 gene encoding uncharacterized protein LOC142981854, producing MSSLCARPDNASVQHISGAPPLRLTIDCSDERISPYNSFRSSDQNRNAGLNVESFCSLIHNAIPKAVQDGKFILIEPDSDQEGFSDTQVPISIPPPKGFISSLGLSKLKIPKLRVPKLNVPTLQARVGPRKPPRIESTMRFAPSMIPEEDSSAERMEKLKKGVKKMLHFVKVLGQIDQYLSERIRIVVDKVSKTFAE from the exons GTCCAACACATATCGGGTGCACCGCCGTTGAGACTGACCATCGACTGCTCCGATGAAAGG ATATCTCCGTACAACTCTTTCAGATCTTCAGATCAAAACCGAAACGCCGGCTTGAACGTGGAATCATTCTGCAGTCTCATACATAATGCTATCCCCAAAGCCGTCCAAGATGGAAAGTTTATACTCATCGAACCAGACTCCGACCAGGAAGGGTTCAGTGATACACAAGTACCTATATCAATACCACCACCGAAAGGATTTATCTCAAGCCTCGGACTCTCCAAATTAAAGATACCGAAATTACGAGTTCCCAAACTAAATGTTCCGACGTTACAAGCACGCGTTGGTCCTCGGAAACCTCCGAGGATCGAATCCACTATGAGATTTGCTCCGTCCATGATACCTGAGGAAGATTCAAGCGCAGAAAGGATGGAGAAACTGAAAAAAGGCGTGAAGAAAATGCTACATTTCGTCAAAGTGTTAGGACAAATAGACCAGTATCTGTCTGAGAGAATACGAATAGTTGTTGATAAAGTGTCCAAAACGTTCGCTGAATAA